A section of the Campylobacter lanienae NCTC 13004 genome encodes:
- the pglA gene encoding N,N'-diacetylbacillosaminyl-diphospho-undecaprenol alpha-1,3-N-acetylgalactosaminyltransferase, with translation MKIGFLSHSDMSIYHFRLPIMRALKELGHEVIAISPSGSYNELIKAEFELVNYDIHKASLNPFRVLKDTKNLAKLLNSLNLDLIQTSAHKSNIFGTLAAKRAGIRYIVNLVEGLGSFYISNSVKNIAVRYIIEMLYFITFRLSNATIFVNDSDPNYMLRRHLINKNKIIRIKSVGIDMDKFNPQTTPKYSFNSDKKIVLMIARALRDKGVMEFYQAAKILKDRNDCQFVFVGSSDSSNHSSLDESFLASPYVIHIDWSDKIANMLASCYMFVLPSYKEGFPRTILEAMSMAKPSVVSDCDGCVEAIEDGVSGLIAKVKDPNDLASKISTLLDDGSLATKMGQNAHQITKANYNQPIITAKYIKFYKELAGV, from the coding sequence ATGAAAATAGGATTTTTATCCCACTCAGATATGAGTATATATCACTTTAGATTGCCTATTATGCGGGCTTTGAAGGAGCTAGGTCATGAGGTTATAGCTATTTCGCCAAGTGGAAGCTATAATGAGCTTATTAAAGCTGAGTTTGAGCTTGTAAATTATGATATCCATAAGGCTAGTTTAAATCCATTTAGAGTGCTAAAAGATACCAAAAATCTAGCCAAATTATTAAATTCATTAAATTTAGATCTCATTCAAACTTCAGCTCACAAATCAAATATCTTTGGCACCCTAGCCGCCAAAAGAGCCGGCATAAGATATATAGTGAATTTAGTTGAGGGATTAGGTAGTTTTTATATCTCAAATTCAGTTAAAAATATAGCTGTTAGATATATTATAGAAATGCTATATTTTATCACTTTTAGACTCTCAAATGCTACAATTTTTGTTAATGATTCAGACCCGAATTATATGCTTAGAAGGCATTTAATTAATAAAAATAAAATTATTCGCATAAAAAGCGTAGGCATAGATATGGATAAATTCAATCCACAAACCACACCAAAATACAGTTTTAATAGTGATAAAAAGATAGTTTTGATGATCGCTAGGGCTTTAAGGGATAAAGGCGTGATGGAGTTTTATCAAGCTGCTAAAATCCTAAAAGATCGCAATGATTGTCAATTTGTATTTGTAGGTTCAAGCGATTCTAGCAATCACTCTAGTTTAGATGAGAGCTTTTTGGCCTCGCCTTATGTTATCCATATTGATTGGAGTGATAAGATAGCTAATATGTTAGCAAGTTGCTATATGTTTGTTTTACCAAGTTATAAAGAGGGATTTCCACGCACAATTTTAGAAGCTATGAGTATGGCTAAACCATCGGTTGTGAGTGACTGCGATGGATGTGTGGAGGCTATAGAAGATGGCGTTAGCGGCTTAATTGCTAAGGTAAAAGATCCAAACGATCTAGCAAGTAAAATATCAACACTCTTAGATGATGGCTCACTAGCTACCAAAATGGGTCAAAACGCCCACCAAATAACTAAGGCCAACTACAATCAGCCTATTATCACGGCAAAATATATTAAATTTTATAAGGAATTAGCTGGTGTATAG
- a CDS encoding glycosyltransferase, with protein sequence MRVGFVISTLEFGGAERVLSLLANQMSLENSVDIIKFDNKEPFYEINKSVKIINLPTSNGGFWGLKKRFNKILALRKIFKSAKYDIIISFMDSTNLLCLMANLGLKQKLIISEHSHHSLLSWRWKIAKRLLYPFCDGLSVLSGSDYQYYSYVKNRSVIHNPFFGDSDIGEMKKENLILFVGRLEPIKGCDIFLNSLQYCDLGDYRVEICGDGSEFKRLKDQFSSDKIKFLNRVNDMKSYYKRAKIIVSSSRNEGLGNVLIEACYYKIARVATPTIGACELICDNIDGLISDDFSPKSLAGRLNLVIKDELLRKRLAQNSFENRDKFDLENIYQNWLNLINKALK encoded by the coding sequence TTGAGAGTTGGGTTTGTGATATCTACGCTTGAGTTTGGTGGGGCTGAAAGGGTGCTTAGTTTATTGGCAAACCAAATGAGCCTTGAAAATAGCGTAGATATTATTAAATTTGATAATAAAGAGCCATTTTATGAGATTAATAAAAGTGTAAAAATCATAAATTTACCAACTTCAAACGGTGGATTTTGGGGGTTAAAAAAGCGATTTAATAAAATTTTAGCTCTTAGAAAGATTTTTAAAAGTGCTAAATATGATATTATAATTAGCTTTATGGATAGCACAAATTTGCTTTGCTTGATGGCGAATTTAGGTCTAAAACAAAAATTGATAATCTCAGAACACAGCCATCATAGCCTTTTATCTTGGAGGTGGAAAATCGCTAAAAGGCTATTATATCCATTTTGTGATGGGCTATCTGTGCTTAGTGGGAGTGATTATCAATATTATAGCTATGTTAAAAATAGATCTGTGATCCATAATCCATTTTTTGGCGATAGTGATATTGGGGAGATGAAAAAGGAGAATTTAATACTATTTGTTGGTAGATTAGAGCCGATAAAAGGGTGTGATATATTTTTAAATTCGCTTCAATATTGCGATTTAGGTGATTATAGGGTTGAGATTTGCGGTGATGGTAGTGAGTTTAAGAGATTAAAAGATCAGTTTAGTAGTGATAAAATCAAATTTCTAAACAGAGTTAATGATATGAAAAGCTACTATAAACGAGCCAAAATCATAGTATCTAGCTCACGAAATGAAGGCCTTGGCAATGTCTTGATCGAAGCTTGTTATTATAAAATTGCTAGGGTTGCTACGCCGACGATTGGGGCTTGTGAGTTGATTTGTGATAATATAGATGGGCTAATAAGCGATGATTTTAGCCCCAAAAGCTTGGCTGGGAGATTAAATTTAGTTATAAAAGATGAGCTTTTAAGGAAGAGATTAGCGCAAAATAGCTTTGAAAATAGGGATAAATTTGATTTAGAAAATATCTATCAAAATTGGTTAAATCTCATTAATAAGGCCTTGAAGTGA
- the lysA gene encoding diaminopimelate decarboxylase, protein MDYLALAKKYKTPLYIYDFDHIKAQYEKLKREFNARKSLICYAVKANSNLSLLKHIAALGGGFDCVSIGEVKRAILAGGSNYKIIYSGVGKSDEEIKEALNLDILMINLESYEEMLRVELIAKELNKKARISVRVNPNVDPKTHPYISTGLHKNKFGVSIDEARKIYLHAHKSDYLDPVGIHSHIGSQLSDISPVIEAANIVSSLLKELRAADIDIKFFDVGGGIGIRYKDENEPNLYEYAQGILAALKGQDATIICEPGRFIVGNSGELLTSVLYEKRNTNKRFVVVDAAMNDLLRPSLYEAYHEIVALKDGAKSPCDVVGPICESGDFLAKDIELPRLEHGDLLVIKSAGAYGYSMSSNYNTRGRAAQIAIESGKDRLIGQRESFEDMIRNEKEFI, encoded by the coding sequence ATGGATTATTTGGCACTAGCTAAGAAGTATAAAACTCCGCTTTATATATATGATTTTGATCATATTAAAGCCCAATATGAGAAGCTAAAAAGGGAATTTAACGCTAGAAAATCACTAATTTGCTACGCCGTGAAGGCTAATTCAAATTTAAGCCTTTTAAAGCATATTGCCGCTCTTGGCGGTGGATTTGATTGTGTTAGTATCGGCGAGGTAAAACGAGCTATATTAGCAGGTGGTAGCAATTATAAGATAATTTATAGTGGTGTTGGCAAGAGCGATGAAGAGATTAAAGAGGCTCTAAATTTGGATATTTTGATGATAAATTTAGAGAGTTATGAAGAGATGCTAAGAGTAGAGCTAATAGCCAAAGAGCTAAATAAAAAGGCTAGAATTTCAGTGCGAGTAAATCCAAATGTAGATCCCAAAACCCATCCATATATATCCACAGGATTACATAAAAACAAATTTGGCGTAAGCATAGATGAAGCTAGAAAGATCTATCTCCACGCTCATAAAAGCGATTATTTAGACCCAGTTGGCATCCACTCTCATATAGGAAGTCAGCTAAGTGATATAAGCCCTGTGATAGAAGCGGCAAATATCGTTAGTAGCTTGCTTAAAGAGCTTAGAGCAGCTGATATAGATATCAAATTTTTTGATGTCGGCGGCGGAATAGGCATAAGATATAAAGATGAAAATGAGCCAAATTTATATGAATACGCTCAAGGAATTCTAGCCGCTTTAAAAGGCCAAGACGCCACGATAATCTGCGAACCTGGTAGATTTATAGTAGGCAATAGCGGTGAGTTGCTAACTAGCGTATTATATGAAAAGAGAAATACAAATAAACGCTTTGTAGTAGTAGATGCAGCGATGAATGATCTACTTCGCCCAAGCCTATATGAGGCTTATCATGAGATTGTAGCCTTAAAAGATGGCGCAAAAAGCCCGTGCGATGTAGTAGGGCCGATCTGCGAAAGTGGGGATTTTTTAGCCAAAGATATAGAGCTACCTAGGCTAGAACACGGCGATTTATTGGTTATCAAATCAGCTGGAGCATATGGATACTCAATGTCTAGTAACTACAATACAAGAGGGCGTGCCGCTCAAATCGCTATAGAAAGTGGCAAAGATCGCTTAATAGGTCAAAGAGAGAGCTTTGAAGATATGATTAGAAATGAAAAGGAGTTTATATAA
- the pglC gene encoding undecaprenyl phosphate N,N'-diacetylbacillosamine 1-phosphate transferase translates to MYRNFFKRLFDILGALILIILTLPIMIWAYFAIKKHLGSPVIFTQSRPGKDEKIFQIYKFRSMSNATDQNGNLLSDEIRLGNFGKKLRALSIDELPQLFNILKGDMSFIGPRPLLIEYLPLYSKEQKRRHNVRPGITGLAQVNGRNAISWREKFEFDRYYADNLSLILDIKIALKTIQKVIKKDGVNKDGMATTEKFNGHN, encoded by the coding sequence GTGTATAGAAATTTTTTTAAAAGATTATTTGATATTTTGGGTGCTTTGATTTTGATTATTTTGACTTTGCCTATTATGATTTGGGCCTATTTTGCTATCAAAAAACATCTTGGCTCACCTGTGATATTTACTCAATCCCGCCCCGGCAAAGATGAAAAGATATTTCAAATTTACAAATTCCGCTCAATGTCTAACGCCACAGACCAAAACGGCAATCTACTAAGCGATGAGATCCGACTTGGCAACTTTGGCAAAAAGCTTCGAGCGCTTAGCATAGATGAGCTTCCACAGCTTTTTAATATATTAAAAGGGGATATGAGTTTTATAGGGCCTAGACCACTCTTGATAGAGTATCTACCGCTATATTCTAAAGAGCAAAAACGCCGCCACAATGTCCGCCCCGGTATCACAGGGCTAGCTCAAGTAAATGGCAGAAATGCTATTAGCTGGAGGGAGAAATTCGAATTTGATAGATATTACGCTGATAATTTAAGCCTAATTTTAGATATTAAAATCGCCTTAAAAACTATCCAAAAAGTAATTAAAAAAGATGGAGTAAATAAAGATGGCATGGCAACTACGGAGAAATTTAATGGCCACAACTAG
- a CDS encoding glycosyltransferase encodes MKKLSLFIYSMAGGGAERVVSNLLNELVKRYEVHLILMNSTISYKIPHESKIHYLENSKPFENGFLKFAKLPFLALKYKKLCDEIGIDLHFVWMNRPCYVAALARIFGDKKPLVFNECSTPSVLYSNDSLKSKISKFLIRYLYPKADFIYPNSLGNLSDLCDNFGIDEKKMRVLYNAIDLEYIKAKSDEPIEFKGEFFLSVGRLDSGKNHELLIKAYSKLKNCDKSLIILGEGVLRQRLEGLIKELNLENRVFLLGFDSNPYKYMAKCYAFVFVSLFEGFSNALIEALACGKLVISSDHKSGARELIGENKWGYLVPVGDENATQIAMQKAIDEPDFVKYYEKNAIIRAREFDKTIISKNLINELEDIYANFK; translated from the coding sequence ATGAAAAAATTATCACTATTTATCTACTCAATGGCTGGCGGTGGCGCTGAAAGAGTGGTATCAAATCTACTAAATGAGCTTGTTAAGAGATATGAAGTTCATCTAATTTTGATGAATTCGACAATATCATATAAAATACCACATGAGAGTAAAATTCACTATTTGGAGAATTCAAAACCTTTTGAAAATGGCTTTTTAAAATTTGCCAAGCTACCATTTTTAGCCTTAAAATATAAAAAATTATGCGATGAGATCGGGATTGATCTACATTTTGTATGGATGAATCGCCCTTGTTATGTGGCGGCTTTGGCTAGGATTTTTGGAGATAAAAAACCTTTAGTTTTTAATGAGTGCTCAACACCATCTGTATTATACTCTAATGATAGCTTAAAATCCAAAATTAGTAAATTTTTGATTAGATATCTCTATCCAAAGGCTGATTTTATCTATCCAAATAGTCTTGGTAATTTGAGTGATTTGTGTGATAATTTTGGCATTGATGAGAAGAAAATGCGAGTGCTTTATAACGCTATTGATCTTGAATATATCAAGGCTAAATCTGATGAGCCAATTGAGTTTAAGGGGGAGTTTTTCTTGAGCGTTGGTAGGTTAGATAGCGGCAAAAATCATGAACTTTTAATCAAAGCTTATTCTAAGCTTAAAAATTGCGATAAATCGCTAATTATCTTAGGTGAAGGGGTTTTAAGGCAGAGATTAGAAGGGTTGATTAAAGAGTTAAATTTGGAAAATAGAGTCTTTTTACTTGGATTTGATAGTAATCCATATAAATATATGGCAAAATGCTATGCTTTTGTATTTGTAAGCTTGTTTGAGGGGTTTTCAAACGCTTTGATAGAGGCTTTGGCATGTGGGAAATTGGTAATTTCGAGCGATCATAAAAGTGGCGCTAGGGAGCTAATAGGTGAAAATAAATGGGGATATTTAGTGCCTGTTGGGGACGAAAATGCAACGCAAATTGCTATGCAAAAAGCGATTGATGAGCCTGATTTTGTCAAATATTATGAAAAAAACGCTATTATAAGAGCTAGAGAATTTGACAAAACGATCATATCGAAAAATCTCATTAATGAACTAGAGGATATATATGCAAATTTTAAATAA
- a CDS encoding glycosyltransferase, with protein MLVISALRNGGAERVVELLSREFSKNHQVETLYFEENLNLYKISGKITHLNIYENRNFLNKFSKFFKIRAYIKRANPDIIISFMDQTNINLIISTIFLKPKIIATEHLSHDALKSQIWRKIRDFSYRFCDALVVLSNIDKKYYSFVKNCKIIYNPLYIKSQNIIKKEKLILSVGRLEPIKGYNLYLDALALIDKNLLNGYKIIIAGDGSERKKLELMARNLGLGIKFVGHVSELDELYKRAEILVLPSLSEAFGNVLNEAGAYGVVRISTPTAGALEILRDEVDALIAKDFSPQALSRVIIKAIKDENLRVNLVKNINLYRFLAENIALKWEELIKELKGQ; from the coding sequence ATGTTAGTGATTTCAGCTCTTAGAAATGGTGGGGCTGAGAGAGTGGTGGAGCTCTTGAGCCGTGAGTTTAGCAAAAATCATCAAGTAGAGACTCTCTATTTTGAAGAGAATTTAAATTTATATAAAATTAGTGGCAAGATAACACATTTAAATATCTATGAAAATAGAAATTTCTTAAATAAATTTAGCAAATTTTTTAAAATTCGAGCCTATATCAAAAGAGCCAATCCCGATATCATCATCTCATTTATGGATCAAACAAATATAAATTTAATCATCTCAACTATATTTTTAAAGCCTAAAATTATCGCTACAGAGCACCTTAGCCATGATGCGTTAAAATCACAAATTTGGCGTAAAATACGAGATTTTAGCTATAGATTTTGCGATGCTTTGGTGGTGTTAAGCAATATAGATAAGAAGTATTATAGCTTTGTTAAAAATTGTAAAATTATATATAATCCTCTATATATTAAATCTCAAAATATAATTAAAAAAGAAAAACTCATTTTAAGCGTTGGTAGATTAGAGCCTATAAAGGGTTATAATCTCTATTTAGACGCACTTGCATTAATAGATAAAAATCTCTTAAATGGTTATAAAATCATCATCGCAGGAGATGGTAGTGAGCGTAAGAAGCTTGAGTTAATGGCTAGGAATTTGGGATTGGGTATCAAATTTGTAGGCCATGTTAGCGAACTTGATGAGCTATATAAAAGGGCGGAGATTTTAGTTTTACCTAGCCTTAGCGAGGCTTTTGGTAATGTCTTAAATGAAGCTGGAGCTTATGGCGTGGTTAGGATTAGCACCCCTACGGCTGGGGCTTTGGAGATATTGCGTGATGAGGTAGATGCTCTAATAGCCAAAGATTTTAGCCCGCAAGCACTAAGTAGAGTTATCATAAAAGCGATTAAAGATGAAAATTTAAGAGTGAATTTAGTAAAAAATATAAATTTATACCGATTCTTAGCAGAGAATATCGCCCTTAAATGGGAAGAGTTAATCAAAGAGCTAAAAGGACAATAA
- a CDS encoding STT3 domain-containing protein codes for MQILNKYQIPIFIIIAYLFAILCRMEWVIWASGYSDFIWNNQLMISTNDGYAYAEGARDMIAGFHQPNDLSYYGTPLSTITFLLAEILPFSLETIILYLSIFLASLIVIPIILIGKEFNQTKAFFIASLLASIANSYYNRTMAGYYDTDMLVIVLPLFTLWGLIRLHFRGDLISFLIIALSMLAYNWWYPSSYTLCVGIAIFYAIYTFVFERKNIANYQAILFMILAITSAWYSLRIALIFGLFGLIYFRSSLLNFKVMSLLFVAVLSLFAIFGGLNPIWFQAKFYLFRDLDDSISQSFRFYNVNQTIMESGRIDLELFTQRISGHWIVFIFGFIGYILLCKKFRIFLITIPMLGLGFLALKGGLRFTIYAVPIIAMGFGFLLFYLLDKLRVKRLNSIAAFITILALTPSLIHIYYYKPSSVLFKNEVSVLDRLGKVADREDYTLAWWDYGYAIRYYSDTKTLIDGGKHLGRENYAVSYALTMPPNSSANMARLEVEYTEKGYKQNYGGKNLEQILKDYNYNELDKFLSDIKSDKFNLPSKSRDIYYFLPDRMLSIFPIVSKFSRLDILNGKEWGDPFFVIATNFTQVENGIALNNGVIISNDATYIELNGQKFRVNSYIETKYDENMKLKKTIHNIDNLADIYLIYMVDYGRFILLDKEMFNSTFIQLYVLENYDKTPFEPVILDPTAKVYKLKR; via the coding sequence ATGCAAATTTTAAATAAATACCAAATTCCTATATTTATAATAATTGCCTATTTGTTTGCCATACTTTGTCGGATGGAGTGGGTGATATGGGCTAGTGGATATAGTGATTTTATATGGAATAACCAACTAATGATAAGCACAAATGATGGCTACGCATATGCTGAGGGCGCTAGAGATATGATAGCTGGATTTCATCAGCCAAATGATCTTAGCTACTATGGGACGCCACTTTCTACAATCACATTTTTATTGGCTGAAATTTTACCATTTAGTTTAGAGACAATTATATTGTATTTAAGTATATTTTTAGCTTCGCTTATTGTGATACCGATTATACTCATAGGTAAGGAATTCAATCAAACTAAAGCTTTTTTCATCGCTAGCTTGCTTGCATCTATAGCAAATAGCTACTATAATCGCACGATGGCTGGATACTATGATACTGATATGCTAGTTATAGTTTTACCGCTTTTTACTCTTTGGGGGCTTATTAGGCTACATTTTAGGGGTGATTTGATATCATTTTTGATCATTGCTTTATCGATGTTAGCATATAATTGGTGGTATCCATCTAGCTATACTTTATGTGTTGGTATTGCCATATTTTATGCTATTTATACCTTTGTTTTTGAGCGTAAAAATATAGCTAATTACCAGGCTATTTTATTTATGATTTTAGCTATTACTTCGGCTTGGTATAGCCTTAGAATTGCTTTGATTTTCGGCTTATTTGGGCTTATATATTTTAGGTCAAGCCTTTTAAATTTCAAGGTTATGAGTCTGCTTTTTGTGGCGGTTTTATCGCTTTTTGCTATATTTGGTGGATTAAATCCTATATGGTTTCAGGCTAAATTCTATCTATTTAGAGATTTAGATGATAGCATATCACAAAGTTTTCGCTTTTATAATGTCAATCAAACTATCATGGAATCAGGTAGAATAGATCTAGAATTATTTACACAAAGGATTAGCGGACATTGGATAGTATTTATCTTTGGATTTATAGGATATATACTGCTTTGTAAGAAATTTAGAATATTTTTAATCACTATTCCTATGCTAGGGCTTGGATTTTTAGCACTTAAAGGTGGATTGAGATTTACTATTTATGCTGTGCCTATTATCGCTATGGGGTTTGGATTTTTACTCTTTTATCTACTTGATAAATTAAGAGTTAAAAGATTAAACTCAATTGCCGCTTTTATCACAATTCTAGCCTTGACCCCATCGCTTATACATATATATTATTACAAACCATCAAGTGTGCTATTTAAAAATGAAGTGAGCGTTTTGGATAGATTAGGCAAGGTGGCCGATAGAGAGGATTATACCCTAGCTTGGTGGGACTATGGATATGCTATTAGGTATTATAGTGATACAAAAACTCTAATTGATGGCGGAAAACACTTAGGTAGAGAAAACTACGCAGTTAGCTACGCTCTAACCATGCCACCAAATAGCTCAGCTAATATGGCTAGACTTGAAGTAGAATATACCGAAAAAGGCTACAAACAAAACTATGGTGGCAAAAATTTAGAGCAAATTTTAAAAGATTATAACTATAATGAGCTTGATAAATTTCTAAGCGATATTAAGAGTGATAAATTTAATCTACCATCAAAAAGCCGTGATATATACTACTTTTTGCCTGATAGAATGTTATCAATCTTCCCTATAGTTAGTAAATTTTCAAGGTTAGATATATTAAATGGCAAAGAGTGGGGAGATCCGTTTTTTGTCATCGCTACAAATTTTACCCAAGTAGAAAATGGAATCGCTTTAAATAATGGTGTGATAATCTCAAATGACGCCACCTATATAGAGCTAAATGGACAAAAATTCAGAGTAAATAGCTATATAGAAACCAAATATGATGAGAATATGAAACTCAAGAAAACAATCCATAATATCGATAATCTAGCCGATATCTATCTAATTTATATGGTAGATTATGGGCGATTTATCTTGCTTGATAAAGAGATGTTTAATAGCACATTTATCCAGCTTTATGTGCTTGAAAATTATGATAAAACGCCATTTGAACCTGTGATATTAGACCCTACTGCTAAGGTCTATAAACTAAAAAGGTAG
- a CDS encoding HAD-IIA family hydrolase, giving the protein MYFIDVQGTLISDSDKSPINGACELIERLNLDKIPYIVITNNTKIKSDEFLNTLRQKGLAIKDGAYLDPFCVLNETISPSNVALFGAPEFVDTMESIGYTQDRNNPKAILIASWDKFSFDDFATINELALKGVKIIAMHETSIYKKNGRLYPGVGAIASMISYATGANFSSIGKPSLGFYTAALKLLKAQDNKANFKDITIISDDATGDLYGAKELGMKTNLVLSGKISKDNIANLISDKIDNIYDDISGILGVIDEH; this is encoded by the coding sequence ATGTATTTTATAGATGTCCAAGGTACATTAATAAGCGATAGTGATAAAAGTCCTATTAATGGTGCTTGTGAGCTGATTGAGAGATTAAATTTAGATAAAATTCCATATATTGTTATTACAAATAACACAAAAATCAAAAGCGATGAGTTTTTAAACACCTTAAGACAAAAGGGCTTAGCTATCAAAGATGGCGCTTATCTAGATCCATTTTGCGTATTAAATGAGACTATCAGCCCATCTAATGTAGCCTTATTTGGTGCGCCTGAGTTTGTAGATACGATGGAGAGTATAGGCTACACTCAAGATAGGAATAACCCAAAAGCGATTTTAATTGCTAGTTGGGATAAATTTAGCTTTGATGACTTTGCCACAATCAATGAATTAGCACTAAAAGGGGTCAAAATCATCGCTATGCATGAGACTAGCATTTACAAAAAAAATGGTAGATTATACCCTGGAGTTGGGGCTATTGCTAGTATGATCTCTTACGCTACTGGGGCAAATTTTAGTAGTATTGGCAAGCCTAGCTTGGGATTTTATACAGCAGCCCTTAAACTTTTAAAAGCTCAAGACAATAAGGCTAATTTCAAAGATATAACCATAATTAGCGATGATGCCACTGGCGATTTATATGGAGCCAAAGAGCTTGGTATGAAGACAAATTTGGTATTAAGTGGCAAGATAAGCAAAGATAATATCGCAAATTTAATTAGCGATAAAATTGATAATATTTATGATGATATTAGCGGGATTTTGGGGGTTATAGATGAGCATTGA
- a CDS encoding oligosaccharide flippase family protein, whose product MYLNLITTIAVFGLQTAINFFLTPYILKVLGDEAYGFLALANSLVNYGFILTIVINSVASRFIASAYHRGNWLKASKFYSSVLIINFLFSIIVALISLIFLIKIQSIINISQTLISDVRLTIAIYFINFSVGLFNAIFSVHAFIKNQMYLISIRNAISTTIYAMSVLLLFYLFDAMIYYTAVAALISSIFVFFSALYLNRKFGLNLRFSPKYFKINFIKVLAKSGLFNSINMLSQVLLSGVSLLLVNIYISAVSMGILALSRSVTMIIESFVITTSVAWNPHLVKIHADNKPLRDEVILALKSVSFITLPLIASFVVLADEFYRLWLPFKSQDEIDYIYDLVLISILPSIVFASARPLISINLITNQLKRPALVMLFVAICVFCIQIVGLSFFEFGLREIMIAICVGIVLKVTLFDVANAGANLGIGLGAFYPIYFKNLAIFAFILGVLYPISKMLEISSWVEFIVYASGISILGYLIAFVMIFDKSQKSSFIRKIRGKF is encoded by the coding sequence ATGTATCTAAATTTAATTACTACAATAGCTGTATTTGGCCTACAAACGGCTATTAATTTTTTCTTAACTCCATATATTTTAAAGGTCTTAGGCGATGAAGCTTATGGATTTTTGGCTTTAGCAAATTCGCTTGTAAATTATGGATTTATCCTAACTATCGTTATAAACTCTGTTGCTAGTAGATTTATCGCTTCAGCATATCATAGAGGAAATTGGCTCAAAGCTTCTAAATTTTATAGCTCGGTTTTGATAATTAACTTTTTGTTTAGCATTATTGTGGCGTTGATTTCACTTATATTTTTGATTAAAATTCAATCTATTATTAATATCTCTCAAACCCTTATAAGCGATGTTAGACTCACAATTGCTATATATTTTATCAATTTTAGTGTAGGGCTATTTAATGCTATTTTTAGCGTTCATGCCTTTATTAAAAATCAGATGTATTTAATCTCGATTAGAAATGCCATATCTACTACTATATATGCTATGAGCGTTCTTTTGTTGTTTTATCTTTTTGATGCGATGATATATTATACCGCGGTGGCGGCTTTGATCTCATCTATTTTTGTATTTTTTAGTGCTCTATATTTAAATCGTAAATTTGGTTTAAATTTAAGATTTAGCCCCAAATATTTTAAAATCAATTTTATAAAAGTCCTAGCTAAAAGCGGATTATTTAATAGTATTAATATGCTTAGCCAAGTGCTATTAAGCGGTGTTAGCTTGCTTTTGGTTAATATTTATATTAGCGCTGTTAGTATGGGAATTTTGGCTCTGTCTAGGTCTGTAACTATGATTATTGAAAGCTTTGTAATCACAACTTCAGTAGCGTGGAATCCCCATCTTGTGAAGATCCACGCAGATAATAAGCCGCTTAGAGATGAGGTGATTTTGGCCCTTAAAAGTGTGAGCTTCATAACTTTGCCTTTGATCGCTTCGTTTGTGGTTTTGGCTGATGAGTTTTATAGGCTTTGGTTGCCTTTTAAGAGTCAAGATGAGATTGATTATATATATGATTTGGTGCTAATATCTATTTTACCATCTATTGTATTTGCTAGTGCTAGGCCATTAATTAGTATAAATTTGATTACCAATCAGCTCAAAAGGCCGGCTTTGGTGATGCTATTTGTGGCGATTTGTGTATTTTGTATTCAGATTGTGGGGCTTAGCTTTTTTGAGTTTGGATTAAGGGAGATAATGATTGCAATTTGCGTTGGAATAGTGCTGAAAGTAACGCTATTTGATGTGGCAAATGCTGGGGCGAATTTGGGTATTGGGCTTGGGGCATTTTATCCTATATATTTTAAAAATCTTGCGATTTTTGCCTTTATATTAGGAGTTTTGTATCCAATATCAAAAATGTTAGAGATAAGTAGTTGGGTTGAGTTTATAGTTTATGCTAGTGGGATATCGATTTTAGGCTATTTAATCGCTTTTGTGATGATATTTGACAAGAGTCAAAAATCAAGCTTCATACGCAAGATTAGGGGGAAATTTTGA